A DNA window from Luteolibacter luteus contains the following coding sequences:
- a CDS encoding alpha/beta hydrolase fold domain-containing protein, with amino-acid sequence MRWLLFAVLTPAAFAQADPFAALDKNKDGKLSLTEVPKAAQAHFKRVDANNDGIVTQEEFAKSNGGGSPAPAKGPDLDLLKDIDYVGKGNPRQKLDLLVAKDRATKLRPLVVFIHGGGWLAGSKSDGLGVMQAITANGDYVAASINYRLTQEAAWPAQIFDCKAAIRYLRGNASKYGIDPERIGVMGMSAGGQLVSVLGTSGDVSSLEGDLGSFTKQSSRVQCVVNFFGPANFLTFYGPDTTTATLRDAKMIGPLLGKDEEEVLVNAKSASAVTWITKDDAPFFTAHGTKDDLVPYAQAKEIDASLAKAGVETHLIEMTGAGHGFDSPDLNDRIKLFLDKHLRGREAKIPETPIRVQ; translated from the coding sequence ATGCGCTGGCTTCTATTCGCCGTCCTCACCCCCGCCGCTTTCGCTCAGGCCGATCCCTTCGCGGCGCTCGACAAGAACAAGGACGGCAAGCTCTCCCTCACGGAAGTGCCTAAGGCCGCGCAGGCCCACTTCAAGCGCGTGGATGCCAACAACGATGGCATTGTCACACAGGAGGAATTCGCCAAGTCCAATGGTGGCGGAAGCCCGGCACCGGCCAAGGGACCGGACCTCGATTTGCTAAAGGACATCGACTATGTCGGGAAAGGCAACCCGCGCCAGAAGCTCGATCTTCTCGTGGCGAAAGATCGCGCCACCAAGCTTCGTCCGCTCGTCGTTTTCATCCATGGAGGTGGTTGGCTTGCGGGTAGCAAGTCGGATGGCTTGGGCGTGATGCAGGCAATCACAGCCAACGGTGACTACGTTGCAGCGAGCATCAACTACCGCCTCACCCAGGAAGCGGCATGGCCAGCTCAGATCTTCGATTGCAAGGCTGCGATTCGTTACCTGCGTGGCAATGCTTCCAAGTATGGCATCGATCCCGAGCGCATCGGCGTCATGGGGATGTCTGCCGGAGGGCAGCTTGTCTCGGTGCTGGGCACGAGTGGTGATGTCTCATCCCTCGAAGGGGATCTGGGCAGTTTCACCAAGCAGAGCAGCCGCGTGCAATGCGTGGTGAATTTCTTCGGTCCCGCAAATTTCCTCACCTTCTACGGTCCGGATACCACGACCGCGACGCTCCGCGATGCCAAGATGATAGGGCCGCTTCTCGGCAAGGATGAGGAGGAGGTGCTGGTGAATGCCAAGTCCGCTTCCGCCGTGACTTGGATCACCAAGGACGATGCGCCCTTCTTTACGGCCCATGGAACCAAGGATGATCTCGTCCCCTACGCCCAGGCGAAGGAGATCGATGCCAGCCTCGCCAAAGCCGGCGTGGAAACCCATCTCATCGAGATGACCGGAGCCGGGCACGGCTTTGACAGCCCGGATCTGAATGATCGCATCAAGCTCTTCCTCGACAAACACCTCCGCGGCCGGGAAGCCAAGATCCCCGAAACGCCGATCCGGGTGCAGTGA
- the tpiA gene encoding triose-phosphate isomerase → MIRKPIFAANWKMNKGPSETEDFARSFLSKVQNRTFPCDIVIAPPFVSLSKAAEILGNVSSIALAAQNCSQFDSGAYTGEISAMMLKEFFVHYVILGHSERRAIYGETDEVINAKVRKARELNLRPIFCIGETLEERNEGKLEKVLRTQVSEGLKGLSERDLLDTVIAYEPVWAIGTGVTATADQAQEAHAFVRSLVAEQFGADPAAKIRIQYGGSVKPNNAAELMACPDIDGALIGGASLEPQSFLDIIQNGAPG, encoded by the coding sequence ATGATTCGCAAGCCCATCTTTGCCGCCAACTGGAAGATGAACAAGGGCCCCTCGGAAACCGAGGATTTCGCCCGCAGCTTCCTTTCCAAGGTCCAGAACCGGACCTTCCCCTGTGACATCGTCATTGCCCCGCCCTTCGTCTCGCTTTCCAAGGCAGCCGAAATTCTGGGTAATGTCTCCAGCATCGCTCTCGCCGCGCAGAATTGCTCGCAGTTCGATTCCGGAGCCTACACCGGGGAAATCAGCGCGATGATGCTGAAGGAATTCTTCGTCCACTATGTGATCCTCGGCCATAGCGAACGCCGTGCGATCTACGGGGAGACGGATGAGGTCATCAATGCCAAGGTCCGCAAGGCCCGCGAGCTGAACCTCCGCCCGATCTTCTGCATCGGTGAGACGCTGGAAGAGCGGAACGAAGGCAAGCTGGAAAAGGTGCTCCGCACCCAAGTCAGCGAAGGTCTGAAGGGCCTGAGCGAGCGCGACCTGCTCGACACCGTCATCGCCTATGAGCCCGTTTGGGCCATCGGCACCGGCGTCACCGCTACCGCCGATCAGGCACAGGAAGCCCACGCTTTCGTCCGTTCGCTCGTTGCCGAACAATTCGGTGCCGACCCCGCAGCGAAGATCCGCATTCAGTACGGTGGCTCGGTGAAGCCGAACAACGCCGCCGAACTCATGGCCTGCCCGGACATCGACGGCGCGCTCATCGGTGGTGCCTCCTTGGAGCCGCAGAGCTTCCTGGACATCATCCAGAACGGCGCCCCGGGCTGA
- the gap gene encoding type I glyceraldehyde-3-phosphate dehydrogenase, translating into MTTIAINGFGRIGRLVFRALVEQGHLGTTFNVVAVGDIVPADNLAYLLKYDSTQGKFNGTVSSKKSKPELEEDDVLVVNGHEIKVVSARSPEGLPWGELGVEVVIESTGLFTDAEKAKGHLTAGAKKVIISAPAKGEDGTFVQGVNDELYDASKHHIISNASCTTNCLAPVVHVLLKEGFGIEEGLMTTIHSYTATQKTVDGPSKKDWKGGRSAAINIIPSTTGAAKAVALVCPEVKGKLTGMSFRVPTPTVSVVDLTVKTSKATSLEEIKAAIKKASETYLKGILAYTEDEVVSTDFIHDAHSSIFDAGSSIELNPTFFKLVAWYDNEWGYSNRVIDLLTDVVKKGL; encoded by the coding sequence ATGACCACCATCGCCATCAACGGGTTCGGGCGCATCGGCCGCCTCGTCTTCCGCGCCCTCGTCGAGCAGGGCCACCTCGGAACCACCTTCAACGTTGTCGCCGTGGGTGACATCGTTCCGGCGGACAACCTCGCCTACCTGCTCAAGTACGACTCCACGCAGGGCAAGTTCAACGGCACCGTCTCCTCCAAGAAGTCGAAGCCCGAGCTGGAAGAAGATGACGTGCTGGTGGTGAACGGCCATGAGATCAAGGTCGTGTCCGCCCGTTCCCCGGAAGGTCTCCCATGGGGCGAACTCGGCGTGGAAGTCGTGATCGAGTCCACCGGTCTCTTCACCGATGCAGAGAAGGCCAAGGGCCACCTCACCGCCGGTGCCAAGAAGGTCATCATCTCCGCCCCGGCCAAGGGCGAAGACGGTACCTTCGTGCAGGGCGTCAATGACGAGCTCTACGACGCTTCCAAGCACCATATCATCTCCAACGCGAGCTGCACCACCAACTGCCTCGCCCCGGTCGTCCACGTCCTTCTCAAGGAAGGATTCGGCATCGAGGAAGGCCTCATGACCACCATTCACTCCTACACCGCCACCCAGAAGACCGTGGACGGCCCGTCGAAGAAGGATTGGAAGGGTGGCCGCAGCGCCGCGATCAACATCATCCCGTCCACCACGGGTGCCGCCAAGGCTGTCGCCCTCGTTTGCCCGGAAGTGAAGGGCAAGCTCACCGGCATGTCCTTCCGCGTCCCGACCCCGACCGTGTCGGTGGTCGACCTTACCGTGAAGACGAGCAAGGCCACTTCGCTCGAGGAGATCAAGGCAGCCATCAAGAAGGCTTCCGAGACCTACCTGAAGGGCATCCTCGCCTACACCGAAGACGAAGTGGTTTCGACCGACTTCATCCACGACGCCCACTCCTCGATCTTCGACGCTGGCTCCTCCATCGAGCTGAACCCGACCTTCTTCAAGCTGGTCGCTTGGTACGACAACGAGTGGGGCTACTCCAACCGCGTGATCGACCTCCTCACGGACGTCGTGAAGAAGGGCCTCTAA
- a CDS encoding PH domain-containing protein, producing the protein MSEELLWKGSPSQVLNLGKYLIALLLAVGIAVGGIFFPPAWAALILPLGWALWIFIETRSVRHELTTERIRLYRGVFNQKMDDVELYRVKDTSMERPFWYRMFGLSTLIIETSDRSQPRIEIKAVSDGDNLRETLRKQVEFWRDRKRVREVDFDENGALADGSTDDGGAPLA; encoded by the coding sequence GTGAGCGAAGAACTCCTCTGGAAAGGCAGTCCGTCCCAAGTCCTCAACCTTGGCAAATACCTCATAGCCCTTCTGTTGGCCGTGGGAATCGCGGTGGGGGGCATCTTTTTCCCGCCGGCATGGGCCGCGCTGATCCTGCCCTTGGGCTGGGCTCTTTGGATCTTCATTGAAACCCGCAGCGTCCGCCATGAGCTCACCACCGAGCGCATCCGCCTCTATCGAGGTGTCTTCAACCAGAAGATGGATGATGTGGAGCTTTACCGGGTGAAGGATACCTCGATGGAGCGTCCGTTCTGGTACCGGATGTTCGGCCTCTCCACGTTGATCATCGAGACCTCCGATCGCTCCCAGCCGCGCATCGAGATCAAGGCGGTAAGTGATGGCGACAATCTCCGGGAAACCCTGCGCAAGCAGGTCGAGTTCTGGCGCGATCGCAAGCGGGTCCGCGAGGTGGATTTCGACGAGAACGGTGCCTTGGCGGATGGCAGCACGGATGATGGTGGTGCTCCACTCGCCTGA
- a CDS encoding phosphoglycerate kinase, with protein MAKLSIRDLDVNGKEVLMRVDFNVPLEDGAITDDTRIQGAVPSIKHLLSGGAKLVLASHLGRPKGGPEPKYSLAPAAKRLAEILGQDVKLAPDSIGEETAALRAALQPGQVLILENTRFYPQEEKNDPEYAKALAGSAEIYVNDAFGTAHRAHASTEGVTHFIPKSAMGFLMERELEYLDGKLQDPERPFLVIMGGAKVSDKIQVISKLMEKADAFLIGGAMANTFRKAQGYKTGNSRVEADKLELALEILASAKAKGVEFYLPADTRVTQEFKEGAETKCTEPYEKGGETWDGWEGIDIGDVAIEEFTKEVAKAKTIIWNGPMGVFEIDSFGKGTKAVAEAMAASTAVTIVGGGDSVTAVNKYGLDDKMTFISTGGGASLELLEGKVLPGVAALSEA; from the coding sequence ATGGCCAAGCTCTCGATCCGCGATCTCGACGTCAACGGCAAGGAAGTCCTCATGCGTGTGGATTTCAATGTCCCGCTGGAAGATGGAGCCATCACGGATGACACCCGCATCCAAGGTGCTGTCCCTTCCATCAAGCACCTCCTTTCCGGCGGCGCGAAGCTCGTCCTCGCCTCCCACCTCGGCCGTCCGAAGGGTGGTCCGGAGCCGAAGTATTCTCTCGCTCCCGCCGCCAAGCGCCTCGCTGAAATCCTCGGTCAGGATGTGAAGCTTGCCCCGGACAGCATCGGCGAGGAAACCGCCGCCCTGCGCGCCGCCCTCCAGCCCGGTCAGGTCCTGATCCTCGAGAACACCCGCTTCTACCCGCAGGAGGAGAAGAACGATCCGGAATACGCGAAGGCCCTCGCCGGCAGCGCCGAGATTTACGTGAACGATGCCTTCGGCACCGCGCACCGTGCCCACGCTTCCACGGAAGGTGTGACCCATTTCATCCCGAAGAGCGCCATGGGCTTCCTCATGGAGCGCGAGCTCGAATACCTCGACGGCAAGCTGCAGGATCCGGAGCGCCCCTTCCTTGTCATCATGGGCGGCGCGAAGGTCTCCGATAAGATCCAGGTGATTTCGAAGCTGATGGAAAAGGCAGATGCCTTCCTCATCGGCGGCGCCATGGCGAATACCTTCCGCAAGGCGCAGGGCTACAAGACCGGCAACAGCCGCGTCGAGGCCGACAAGCTTGAACTTGCCCTTGAGATCCTCGCCTCCGCGAAGGCGAAGGGCGTGGAGTTCTATCTCCCCGCCGACACCCGCGTGACCCAGGAATTCAAGGAAGGTGCCGAAACCAAGTGCACCGAACCCTATGAAAAGGGTGGCGAAACCTGGGACGGCTGGGAAGGCATCGACATCGGTGATGTCGCCATCGAGGAATTCACCAAGGAGGTGGCGAAGGCCAAGACGATTATCTGGAACGGCCCGATGGGCGTTTTCGAGATCGATAGCTTCGGCAAGGGCACCAAGGCCGTCGCCGAGGCCATGGCCGCCAGCACTGCCGTGACCATCGTCGGGGGCGGGGATTCCGTGACCGCCGTGAACAAGTACGGCCTTGATGATAAGATGACCTTTATCTCCACGGGCGGTGGAGCATCGCTGGAATTGCTTGAAGGAAAGGTGCTTCCCGGTGTGGCAGCGCTCTCCGAGGCTTGA
- a CDS encoding SpoIIE family protein phosphatase, with translation MGLRGKFATALAIAAVLPLAVGLIVLQTFGFRHLLATKGRQHEAEAAALARSLESSVESQAGNFWSWIAADPSVPEFVAQADTVPADAQATKDLEARWRGLSPEDPVLKSILTNRGSNSLVRFAGAHRQVAEVLIADNTGRMIAASGKTSDYDQSDEEWWQIGRSLKERGMWTDELHFDESAGVFSLDLVLPVYREKSLKGVAKLVLDVTPMFQRLRPDSQAGGGRLEILLPDGRLLARGGKGYRDVGKPLDPDSVLAVRIGRSGWTLTKPGDDDVEMMTGFAAIQSRSVDRQRFEPGGYVLFSSPKAEVVAPLRRQILMIGTGAGLATGFCLLCGYALVSRKILSPLSVLGQAARSVSATARLRKDVTLSDDEAFALRKTAEEDLARIESIRTGDEVEELAADLGIMTSRVMRYNRELEEEVDAKTSLIREELEMAREFQTALMPSLAPGFSVGQVRDPMRLGFAHFYQPASTVGGDFFDLIELDEHRTGVLIADVMGHGARSALVTAILRAVVRNHVISAGDPGKFLGILNRELHEVIERSHQTLFVTAFFMVLDTKECRAHWAVAGHPSPLRARRSTGNPPQLLWTGAQRQPALGLLPEVNYQSSSSQIRVGDVFLLFTDGVVEAENPGGKDFGIQRLISTFDESLDGPLAAMPAKIVCEVAAFQKRKHHDDDVCVVAVEVIPGAIPEIITDPAALTGSVPSGA, from the coding sequence ATGGGATTACGAGGAAAGTTCGCCACGGCACTTGCCATCGCCGCGGTCCTGCCGCTGGCGGTGGGGCTGATCGTCCTCCAGACCTTTGGCTTCCGGCATCTCCTCGCCACGAAGGGCCGCCAGCACGAGGCCGAGGCGGCCGCGCTCGCTCGCTCGCTGGAAAGCTCCGTCGAATCCCAGGCCGGGAATTTCTGGAGCTGGATCGCGGCGGACCCCTCGGTTCCGGAATTCGTCGCGCAGGCGGATACGGTGCCGGCAGATGCCCAGGCGACAAAGGACCTCGAAGCCCGTTGGAGAGGCCTTTCCCCCGAAGATCCGGTTCTCAAATCGATCCTCACCAATCGCGGTTCCAACAGCCTTGTGCGCTTTGCGGGGGCTCACCGCCAGGTCGCGGAGGTTCTCATCGCCGACAATACCGGGCGGATGATTGCCGCCTCTGGAAAAACATCCGACTACGATCAGTCCGATGAGGAGTGGTGGCAGATCGGCCGCTCCCTGAAAGAGCGGGGAATGTGGACCGACGAACTCCACTTCGATGAGAGTGCGGGTGTCTTTTCACTCGACCTCGTCCTGCCGGTCTATCGCGAAAAGAGTCTGAAGGGAGTCGCGAAACTGGTGCTCGATGTGACCCCCATGTTCCAGCGCCTGCGCCCGGATAGCCAGGCAGGAGGGGGGCGCCTGGAGATCTTGCTGCCGGATGGGCGCCTGCTTGCGCGCGGGGGAAAAGGCTACCGGGATGTCGGGAAGCCGCTCGACCCGGATTCCGTGCTTGCCGTCCGTATCGGACGGAGCGGATGGACTCTTACCAAGCCGGGGGATGACGATGTTGAGATGATGACCGGTTTTGCGGCCATCCAGTCCCGCTCCGTGGACCGCCAGCGCTTCGAGCCGGGTGGATATGTGCTTTTCTCGTCGCCGAAGGCTGAAGTCGTAGCACCGCTGCGCCGGCAGATTCTCATGATCGGCACTGGTGCCGGCCTGGCCACCGGCTTCTGCCTGCTCTGCGGCTACGCCTTGGTCAGCCGGAAGATCCTGAGCCCGCTCTCCGTCCTCGGCCAGGCGGCCCGCTCGGTCTCTGCCACCGCCCGTCTCAGGAAAGACGTCACGCTTTCCGATGATGAGGCCTTCGCGCTGCGTAAGACCGCGGAGGAGGATCTCGCGCGTATCGAGTCGATCCGCACCGGGGACGAGGTCGAGGAGCTGGCGGCCGACCTCGGAATCATGACCTCGCGGGTAATGCGCTATAACCGGGAGCTGGAGGAGGAGGTTGACGCCAAAACCTCGCTGATCCGGGAGGAACTGGAAATGGCCCGCGAATTCCAGACCGCTCTGATGCCATCCTTGGCCCCCGGCTTTTCAGTCGGCCAGGTCCGGGACCCCATGCGCCTTGGCTTCGCGCACTTCTATCAACCAGCCTCGACCGTGGGTGGGGATTTCTTCGACCTCATCGAGCTGGACGAGCACCGCACCGGCGTCCTGATCGCGGATGTGATGGGCCACGGAGCCCGTTCCGCGTTGGTCACGGCCATCCTTCGCGCGGTGGTGAGGAATCACGTCATCTCTGCCGGGGATCCCGGGAAATTTCTAGGCATCCTCAACCGCGAGCTTCACGAGGTCATTGAGCGCAGCCACCAGACTCTTTTCGTTACGGCCTTCTTCATGGTCTTGGATACGAAGGAATGTCGCGCCCACTGGGCCGTCGCCGGCCATCCTTCACCGCTCCGCGCCCGCCGCAGTACCGGGAATCCTCCCCAGCTTCTCTGGACCGGTGCGCAGCGCCAGCCTGCCTTGGGCCTGCTGCCGGAAGTGAACTATCAATCGTCCTCCTCGCAGATCAGGGTAGGGGATGTGTTCCTTCTTTTCACGGACGGAGTCGTGGAGGCGGAAAATCCCGGCGGAAAGGATTTCGGGATCCAGCGCCTGATTTCAACCTTCGATGAGTCCTTGGACGGTCCCTTGGCTGCCATGCCGGCGAAGATCGTCTGTGAGGTGGCCGCCTTCCAAAAACGAAAGCACCACGATGACGACGTCTGCGTGGTGGCAGTCGAAGTGATACCCGGTGCCATCCCCGAGATCATCACCGACCCGGCTGCCCTGACAGGATCGGTCCCAAGCGGTGCTTGA
- a CDS encoding 3-keto-disaccharide hydrolase: MKIRLLLASLLLSGISLAAPEKLFDGKTLTGWKLKGSDYWTAADGILKGESDDKKQSSILWTEKSYKDFTMEFEFRFSGDIDSGVFLRNENEQIQIGTSRSLKRDMTGSPYIGNKGKYPQEAEGVKDLLKTGEWNKMKIVAKGNTYTVTLNGKQVIEYVSDTAKSEPGPLGLQIHPGVKMKIEFKDLAVEEA; the protein is encoded by the coding sequence ATGAAAATCCGTCTCCTTCTCGCCTCCCTGCTTCTCTCCGGAATCTCCCTCGCCGCGCCGGAAAAACTCTTCGACGGCAAGACCCTCACCGGTTGGAAGCTCAAGGGCTCCGACTACTGGACCGCTGCCGATGGCATTCTCAAAGGGGAAAGCGACGACAAGAAGCAGAGCTCGATCCTGTGGACCGAGAAGAGCTACAAGGATTTCACTATGGAGTTCGAATTCCGCTTCTCCGGTGACATCGACTCCGGTGTCTTTCTCCGGAATGAGAACGAGCAAATCCAGATCGGCACCTCCCGTTCGCTGAAGCGGGACATGACCGGCTCCCCCTATATCGGCAACAAGGGCAAGTATCCCCAAGAAGCCGAGGGCGTGAAGGATCTCCTCAAGACCGGCGAATGGAACAAAATGAAGATCGTGGCAAAGGGGAATACCTACACGGTCACCCTCAACGGCAAGCAGGTCATTGAATACGTCTCGGATACCGCGAAATCCGAGCCAGGTCCCCTCGGCCTTCAGATCCATCCGGGTGTGAAAATGAAGATCGAGTTCAAGGATCTTGCCGTCGAGGAGGCCTGA